In one Lolium rigidum isolate FL_2022 chromosome 3, APGP_CSIRO_Lrig_0.1, whole genome shotgun sequence genomic region, the following are encoded:
- the LOC124702328 gene encoding F-box protein SKIP16-like: MASPPTEPAGAAGLECMEGLALDTIISKAGARPAAALACASTHLRAAVDDDALWRRFCAQDLGLDAPIDPDDHPLPSFKDAYKVWLESFCMYPLPLVKRVKLFWSSLKSWLSENFPESLGTLRKGASEAQIRSAEDDLGIKLPMPTKLLYRFCNGQLPFSNNYLENVRMAPLGIIGGYVFYDHSVNVHLSSLEQMVEETNEFYADLNEPGLSNGLNLVLVASSWYNAKSFLLNCSNGELYVGTANLPAGEMMPCVPKSLIKPTNSDMPQDGLLLWLEEHLRRLQNGMIKIRPLRTSRYICLYPEAPPMCTSTTTNGVKVRASAVFAPEHHQGMGHALYSYSIRLSVPEACMLGGVYYPSCQLHSRHWIIRCGDRVVSDVHGEGVIGKYPLLLPGQEEFVYESCTPLSGSTGSVEGSFTFVPGRVSRPEGKPFEVMVAPFPLETPEYIF, from the exons ATGGCTTCGCCGCCGACGGAGCCCGCGGGGGCGGCGGGCCTGGAGTGTATGGAGGGACTCGCCCTGGATACTATAATCTCCAAGGCCGgcgcgcgccccgcggctgcgcTCGCCTGCGCCAGCACGCACCTGCGCGCCGCCGTTGACGATGACGCCCTCTGGCGCCGCTTCTGCGCTCAAGACCTCGGCCTCGACGCGCCCATCGACCCCGACGACCACCCGCTCCCGTCCTTCAAG GATGCGTATAAAGTTTGGTTGGAGTCCTTTTGTATGTACCCATTACCTCTGGTAAAGAGAGTGAAATTATTTTGGAGTTCATTGAAAAGCTGGTTGTCTGAAAACTTTCCTGAGTCACTCGGAACTTTGCGTAAAGGTGCTTCTGAAGCTCAGATAAGATCAGCAGAAGATGATCTTGGTATCAAGCTTCCTATGCCCACAAAGTTATTGTACCGTTTCTGCAATGGTCAGCTGCCTTTTAGTAACAACTACCTTGAGAATGTACGCATGGCTCCTCTTGGCATAATAGGAGGCTACGTGTTTTATGATCACAGTGTAAATGTGCACCTGTCATCACTTGAGCAAATGGTCGAAGAGACAAACGAATTTTACGCTGACTTGAATGAGCCAGGTCTTTCCAATGGGCTGAATCTTGTCTTAGTAGCAAGCTCGTGGTATAATGCTAAATCGTTCCTCCTCAATTGTtcaaatggtgaactgtatgttgGCACAGCCAACTTACCAGCTGGAGAAATGATGCCATGCGTACCGAAATCATTGATAAAGCCAACTAATAGTGATATGCCTCAAGATGGATTACTTTTGTGGTTGGAAGAGCACCTTAGGCGATTACAGAATGGCATGATCAAGATCCGTCCACTTAGGACGTCGAGGTATATCTGCTTATATCCAGAAGCACCCCCTATGTGCACGTCAACAACAACAAatggtgtaaag GTACGTGCATCTGCCGTCTTTGCGCCAGAACATCATCAAGGCATGGGACATGCACTCTACAGTTATTCCATTCGCTTGTCAGTTCCCGAGGCATGCATGCTAGGTGGAGTTTACTATCCCTCCTGCCAGCTTCACTCACGCCACTGGATCATTCGATGTGGAGACAGGGTTGTTTCGGATGTGCACGGGGAAGGTGTTATTGGGAAG TATCCTTTACTTTTACCAGGCCAGGAAGAGTTCGTCTATGAGAGTTGCACGCCGTTGAGCGGCAGCACTGGATCTGTGGAGGGCTCTTTTACATTTGTGCCTGGGAG GGTGAGCCGACCAGAAGGAAAACCATTCGAGGTCATGGTGGCTCCATTCCCTCTGGAAACACCGGAGTACATCTTCTGA